The uncultured Sphaerochaeta sp. genome includes the window TGAAGGCAAGCGGAGGGTGACATAGTCTCCTTCCTTAGCAACCAGGGTAGCTCCCAAACCAGCGCTGCGGACAAGCTGTCCACCACGACCGAGGGTCAACTCCACATTATGCACCACAAGGCCAAGAGGAACTTTCTTCAAAGGAAGAGCATTTCCTACCTGAATTGGGGCTTCTGGTCCACTGATAACAGTGGTTCCAACCTTGATACCCCTAGGAGCAATCATGTAGCGCTTCTCACCATCGGCATAAAATACCAATGCAATGTTTGCACTGCGGTTCGGATCGTATTCGATTGTCTTCACAACACCGGGAATCCCGTATTTGTCGCGTTTGAAATCGATAGTACGATATGCACGCTTATGGCCACCGCCTCTACGGCGAACACTGATGCGCCCGAAGGTATCCCGACCTGCCTTTTTGTTAAGACCACTGGTCAACGACTTCTCAGGCTTGCTGGCAGTCAGCTCGCTGAAGACCAAAGTGGTCTTCTGGCGAAGGCCGGGAGTATTGGGCTTGTATGATTTAAGTGCCATAATCCAACTTCTCCTTATACGCCTTCGATGGCCTGGATGGTATCACCCTTGGCCAGGGTTACGACAGCCTTCTTCCAGTTACCGGTGTTACCAAGGATGGAACCACCCTTACCGCGGGAATACTTTGGCTTGCCCTTCACAATCATCACGTTACAAGCTGCAACTTCAACACCAAAGAGCTCTTTAACAGCTGCCATGATCTGATACTTGTTGCTGTCCATACGGACCTTGAACGAATACTTCTTTGTTTCGCCCTCGCGAGCAAGATTGGTCTTCTCACTCAGAACGGGTTCAATAATAACTTGGTCTGCTCTCATTTCCGGTCCCCTTATTTGTCGCCGT containing:
- the rplB gene encoding 50S ribosomal protein L2, yielding MALKSYKPNTPGLRQKTTLVFSELTASKPEKSLTSGLNKKAGRDTFGRISVRRRGGGHKRAYRTIDFKRDKYGIPGVVKTIEYDPNRSANIALVFYADGEKRYMIAPRGIKVGTTVISGPEAPIQVGNALPLKKVPLGLVVHNVELTLGRGGQLVRSAGLGATLVAKEGDYVTLRLPSGEMRMVFGECYATLGQLGNEDHMNVTLGKAGASRHLGRRPKVRGVAMNPIDHPHGGGEGKTAAGRNPVSPWGKPAKGGKTRSKKKPSGAFIVKKRK
- the rplW gene encoding 50S ribosomal protein L23 → MRADQVIIEPVLSEKTNLAREGETKKYSFKVRMDSNKYQIMAAVKELFGVEVAACNVMIVKGKPKYSRGKGGSILGNTGNWKKAVVTLAKGDTIQAIEGV